A region from the Geobacillus vulcani PSS1 genome encodes:
- a CDS encoding ABC transporter substrate-binding protein, translated as MKKKRVAGVFFSLMLTAGLMAGCGGNQQGGSSSGGNGGGGGGGDVIKIGANLELSGGVASYGQSIAEGLDLALEEINKEGINGKKLELVKVDNKSEAAEATNGAIKLISQDKVVAIIGSATSTNTLAQVQVANDNKVPLITPTGTNPTITNKDGKVNEFVFRTCFIDPFQGTVAAKFALNELKVKNAAVLIDSSSDYSKGLAASFKDAFTQGGGKIVAEEAYVAKDTDFRATLTRIKSANPEFIFLPGYYEEVGLIVKQARELGLNVPIMGGDGWDSPKLVEIAGKDALNNTYITNHYSSGDPDPKIQEFVKAFKAKYNKAPDAFNALGYDTAYFLADAIKRAGSADPVKIKDALAKTKDLQLVSGTLTLNENHDPVKSAAILEYKDGQQQFKTKVNP; from the coding sequence GAATGGCGGTGGAGGCGGGGGCGGCGATGTGATTAAAATCGGCGCCAACCTCGAGCTGTCGGGCGGGGTCGCTTCGTACGGCCAGTCGATCGCTGAAGGGCTTGACTTGGCGCTTGAGGAAATCAACAAAGAAGGAATCAACGGCAAAAAGCTGGAGTTGGTGAAAGTCGACAACAAATCGGAAGCGGCCGAAGCGACGAACGGCGCGATCAAGTTGATCAGCCAAGATAAAGTCGTTGCCATCATCGGCTCGGCGACGAGCACGAACACGCTTGCCCAAGTGCAAGTCGCCAACGACAATAAAGTGCCGCTCATTACGCCGACGGGCACGAACCCAACGATCACGAACAAAGACGGCAAAGTAAATGAGTTCGTTTTCCGGACGTGCTTCATCGACCCGTTCCAAGGAACGGTGGCGGCCAAATTTGCGTTGAACGAACTGAAAGTGAAAAACGCGGCGGTGTTGATCGACAGCTCGAGCGACTATTCGAAAGGGCTGGCCGCTTCGTTTAAAGACGCGTTCACCCAAGGCGGCGGCAAAATCGTTGCGGAGGAAGCGTATGTCGCGAAAGACACTGATTTCCGTGCGACGCTGACGCGCATTAAATCGGCGAATCCGGAATTCATTTTCTTGCCGGGCTATTATGAAGAAGTCGGCCTCATCGTCAAGCAGGCGCGCGAGCTTGGCTTGAACGTGCCGATCATGGGCGGCGACGGCTGGGATTCGCCGAAGCTGGTCGAGATCGCAGGCAAAGATGCCTTGAACAACACGTACATCACGAACCATTATTCGTCGGGCGACCCGGATCCGAAAATCCAAGAGTTTGTAAAAGCCTTCAAAGCGAAATACAACAAAGCGCCGGATGCGTTCAACGCGCTTGGTTATGATACGGCCTACTTCCTGGCGGATGCGATCAAACGGGCCGGCAGCGCCGATCCAGTGAAAATTAAAGACGCGTTGGCGAAAACGAAAGATTTGCAGCTCGTCTCCGGCACGCTGACGCTCAACGAAAACCATGACCCGGTCAAATCGGCGGCCATTTTGGAATACAAAGACGGGCAACAACAGTTTAAAACAAAAGTCAATCCGTAA
- a CDS encoding branched-chain amino acid ABC transporter permease, with the protein MELIQQLVNGISLGSIYALIALGYTMVYGIVRLINFAHGDVFMVGSFVGFYAVTMLGVGFFPALLLAMASCAVLGMIIERIAYKPLRHAARIAVLITAIGVSLLIEYVTIYLRGAQPEAYPSTLLPDRNLELFGVVISSQSLFILGTSLVLMILLQFIVHRTKIGKAMRAVSHDAEAARLMGINVDNTISATFAIGSALAGAAGVIFGIYYTKIEPLMGILPGLKAFVAAVLGGIGIIPGAMVGGLLLGVIESLVSGLGYSLWRDGVAFVILILILIFRPAGLFGKNVREKV; encoded by the coding sequence ATGGAACTCATTCAACAGCTCGTGAACGGCATTTCTCTAGGCAGCATTTATGCGCTCATCGCTCTTGGCTATACGATGGTGTACGGCATCGTTCGGCTCATCAATTTCGCCCATGGCGACGTCTTTATGGTCGGTTCATTCGTCGGATTTTATGCCGTGACGATGCTTGGCGTTGGCTTCTTTCCGGCGCTTTTGCTGGCGATGGCATCTTGCGCCGTGCTTGGGATGATCATCGAGCGGATTGCGTACAAGCCATTGCGCCATGCGGCGCGCATTGCGGTGCTCATTACAGCGATCGGCGTTTCGCTGCTCATTGAGTACGTCACGATTTATTTGCGCGGGGCTCAGCCGGAAGCGTATCCGAGCACGCTGCTGCCGGACCGGAATTTGGAGTTGTTTGGGGTTGTCATCAGCAGCCAGTCGCTGTTCATCCTCGGCACGTCCCTCGTTTTGATGATCCTTCTTCAGTTCATCGTTCACCGGACAAAAATCGGGAAAGCGATGCGCGCTGTTTCCCATGATGCGGAAGCGGCCCGGTTGATGGGAATCAACGTCGACAACACGATTTCGGCCACGTTCGCCATTGGTTCGGCGCTCGCGGGGGCGGCCGGCGTCATTTTTGGCATTTATTATACAAAAATCGAGCCATTGATGGGCATTCTTCCCGGTTTGAAAGCGTTTGTCGCCGCCGTGTTAGGCGGAATCGGCATCATTCCCGGGGCGATGGTCGGAGGGCTGTTGCTTGGCGTCATTGAATCGCTCGTCAGCGGGCTCGGCTACTCGCTCTGGCGCGACGGAGTGGCGTTTGTCATTTTAATTCTCATTCTCATTTTCCGGCCGGCCGGATTGTTTGGCAAGAACGTACGAGAAAAAGTGTAA
- a CDS encoding branched-chain amino acid ABC transporter permease codes for MATWKRTRGFWVSVILAFAFFAVVEWLIASGTLNVFYVNTLFFMAINVMLAASLHLIIGITGQFSIGHAGFFAVGAYASAVMTMKLQLPFAVGVLTAGVAAMLAGLIIGVPSLRLKGDYLAIATLGFGEIVRIALLNIDYVGGASGMTVTHMTTWPWVFACLFVTILVIANFTNSTHGRACISIREDEIAADAMGINTTYYKVAAFAIGSFFAGIAGALYAHHFYIIQPSNFGFLKSFDILIFVVLGGLGSLSGAVVAAVLLTIVSTFLQNYPETRMIIYSIVLILVMLYRPTGLMGTKELSSLFKWRKAAQGGMNHGGKNTVA; via the coding sequence ATGGCAACTTGGAAGCGGACTCGTGGATTTTGGGTTTCCGTCATACTGGCCTTCGCCTTTTTCGCTGTTGTCGAGTGGTTGATTGCAAGCGGGACGCTCAATGTGTTTTATGTGAACACCCTCTTTTTCATGGCGATCAATGTCATGCTGGCCGCGAGCCTTCACTTGATCATCGGCATCACCGGGCAGTTTTCGATTGGACATGCCGGCTTTTTCGCCGTCGGCGCTTACGCTTCAGCCGTCATGACGATGAAGTTGCAGCTGCCGTTTGCGGTCGGCGTCTTGACCGCCGGGGTGGCGGCGATGCTCGCCGGACTCATCATCGGCGTGCCGAGCTTGCGCTTAAAAGGGGACTACTTGGCGATCGCCACGCTTGGGTTTGGCGAAATTGTCCGCATCGCGCTCTTGAACATCGATTACGTCGGCGGGGCGAGCGGCATGACGGTGACGCATATGACGACATGGCCGTGGGTGTTCGCCTGCCTGTTTGTCACGATTTTGGTGATCGCCAACTTCACGAACTCGACGCACGGACGGGCGTGCATCTCGATTCGCGAGGATGAAATCGCCGCCGATGCCATGGGGATCAACACGACGTATTACAAAGTGGCGGCGTTCGCGATCGGTTCGTTTTTCGCCGGCATCGCCGGGGCGCTGTACGCGCATCACTTTTACATCATTCAGCCGTCGAACTTCGGCTTTTTAAAATCGTTTGACATTTTGATTTTCGTCGTGCTCGGCGGGCTCGGCAGCCTATCCGGAGCCGTGGTCGCGGCGGTGTTGCTGACGATCGTTTCGACGTTCTTGCAAAACTATCCGGAAACACGGATGATCATTTACAGCATCGTGCTGATTTTGGTGATGCTGTACCGTCCAACCGGGCTGATGGGGACGAAAGAACTATCTTCGCTCTTCAAATGGCGGAAGGCAGCGCAGGGAGGAATGAACCATGGCGGCAAAAACACCGTTGCTTAA
- a CDS encoding ABC transporter ATP-binding protein: MAAKTPLLKAENVGIQFGGLKALSGVTMELYQGELIGLIGPNGAGKTTLFNLLTGVYVPTEGRILLDGETLNGLPPYKITRQGISRTFQNIRLFGELSVLDNVKVAYHAHARHSMLSSILRLPSHFRGEQEMEEKAVEFLKIFQLDGVMHEKAKNLPYGQQRRLEIARALAAQPKVLLLDEPAAGMNPQETKELMKLIAFIRERFALTILLIEHDMSLVMGICERIYVLDHGQLIAEGTPEQVRSNPKVIEAYLGEEVS, encoded by the coding sequence ATGGCGGCAAAAACACCGTTGCTTAAGGCGGAAAACGTCGGCATCCAGTTTGGCGGGCTGAAGGCGCTCTCTGGTGTAACGATGGAGCTGTATCAAGGGGAGCTCATCGGGCTCATCGGCCCGAACGGCGCAGGAAAAACGACGCTGTTTAACTTGTTGACGGGCGTGTATGTGCCGACGGAAGGGCGGATTCTGCTTGACGGCGAGACGTTGAACGGCCTGCCGCCGTATAAAATTACACGCCAAGGGATCAGCCGCACGTTTCAAAACATTCGCCTGTTTGGCGAGCTGTCGGTTTTGGATAACGTGAAAGTCGCTTACCATGCGCACGCCCGCCATTCGATGCTGAGCTCCATTCTCCGTCTCCCCTCCCATTTCCGCGGCGAACAGGAAATGGAAGAGAAGGCGGTCGAGTTCTTAAAAATTTTCCAGCTTGACGGCGTCATGCATGAGAAGGCGAAAAACTTGCCGTACGGCCAGCAGCGGCGGCTCGAGATCGCCCGGGCGCTGGCGGCGCAGCCGAAGGTGCTTTTGCTTGACGAGCCGGCCGCTGGCATGAACCCGCAAGAGACGAAAGAATTGATGAAGTTGATCGCGTTCATTCGCGAACGGTTTGCCTTGACGATTTTGTTGATTGAGCATGACATGTCGCTTGTGATGGGCATATGCGAGCGCATTTACGTGTTGGATCACGGCCAGCTGATCGCCGAAGGCACGCCGGAACAAGTGCGCAGCAACCCGAAAGTGATCGAGGCTTACCTTGGCGAGGAGGTGTCGTGA
- a CDS encoding ABC transporter ATP-binding protein, with product MLKVDGIDVFYGNIHALKGVSLEVNKGEIVTLIGANGAGKTTLLKTISGLLKPKNGDIVYEGASIAGKAAQWIVKQGISHVPEGRRVFANMTVEENLELGAFLRKDKDGIQQDFAKVFQLFPRLEERRKQLAGTLSGGEQQMLAIGRALMARPKLLLLDEPSMGLAPLLVKTIFRIIQEINESGTTILLVEQNAHMALSIADRAYVLESGRVVLSGTAAELQASEQVKQAYLGGH from the coding sequence GTGTTGAAAGTAGATGGAATCGATGTGTTTTACGGCAACATTCATGCCTTAAAAGGTGTGTCGCTTGAGGTGAACAAAGGTGAAATCGTCACGCTGATCGGCGCAAACGGCGCCGGCAAAACGACGCTGCTGAAAACCATCTCCGGGCTGTTGAAGCCGAAAAACGGCGACATCGTCTACGAAGGGGCCTCGATCGCCGGCAAGGCGGCGCAGTGGATCGTGAAGCAAGGCATTTCCCATGTGCCGGAAGGGCGGCGGGTGTTTGCCAACATGACGGTCGAGGAAAACTTGGAGCTCGGTGCGTTTTTGCGCAAAGACAAAGACGGCATTCAACAAGATTTTGCCAAAGTCTTTCAGCTGTTTCCCCGCCTTGAGGAGCGGCGCAAGCAATTGGCCGGCACGCTCTCGGGCGGCGAGCAGCAAATGCTTGCCATCGGCCGCGCGCTCATGGCTCGTCCAAAGCTGCTTTTGCTTGACGAACCGTCGATGGGGCTCGCACCGCTGCTTGTCAAGACGATTTTTCGCATCATTCAGGAAATCAATGAGTCAGGGACGACGATTTTGCTTGTCGAGCAAAACGCCCATATGGCCCTCTCGATCGCCGATCGCGCCTATGTCCTCGAATCGGGCCGCGTCGTCTTGTCGGGAACGGCGGCTGAGCTGCAGGCGAGTGAACAAGTGAAGCAGGCGTATTTGGGCGGGCATTGA
- a CDS encoding M23 family metallopeptidase — translation MHRWLAAISAAAVLWIAAGAASAAEQEEAVYEKRMELYKKAEAVSLIPWYYFAAIDQYERNIRHVRRDLPKPTGVLGIYIRPDIWAGPLNKNPHDTNPFTISQFGGLGVDGDGDGHARADDDDDVIMAIARYLQTYGIDHRQIKIALWNYYQRAKTVDLILGKVKIYKKYQTLKLDNHVFPLPLRANYSYRDTWGDARGWGGRRIHEGTDIFAGYGVPVRSTCYGIVELKGWNKYGGWRVGIRDINNTYHYFAHLNGFAADLREGQIVEPGTIIGSVGSSGYGPPGTAGKFPPHLHYGMYKDNGYTEWAFDPYPHLKAWERAERQQRRR, via the coding sequence GTGCATCGATGGCTTGCCGCCATATCAGCGGCAGCGGTGCTGTGGATCGCCGCTGGAGCGGCTTCCGCGGCAGAACAGGAAGAGGCGGTGTATGAAAAGCGAATGGAGCTGTACAAAAAAGCGGAAGCCGTCTCCTTGATTCCATGGTACTACTTCGCCGCCATTGACCAGTATGAGCGAAATATCCGGCACGTGCGCCGCGATTTGCCCAAACCGACCGGCGTTCTCGGCATTTACATCAGGCCGGACATATGGGCTGGGCCGCTGAACAAAAACCCGCACGATACGAATCCGTTCACCATCTCCCAGTTCGGCGGCCTTGGCGTGGACGGTGACGGCGACGGCCATGCGCGGGCGGATGATGATGACGACGTCATCATGGCCATAGCCCGCTATTTGCAGACGTACGGCATCGACCATCGCCAGATCAAAATCGCGCTTTGGAACTATTACCAACGCGCCAAGACGGTCGACCTGATTTTAGGAAAAGTAAAAATTTATAAAAAGTATCAGACATTGAAATTGGACAACCATGTGTTTCCACTTCCGTTGCGGGCGAATTACAGCTACCGCGATACGTGGGGTGATGCGCGCGGCTGGGGCGGGCGGCGCATTCATGAAGGAACCGACATTTTCGCCGGCTACGGGGTTCCGGTCCGCTCGACGTGCTACGGCATCGTCGAATTGAAAGGCTGGAACAAATACGGCGGCTGGCGCGTCGGCATTCGCGACATCAACAACACGTACCATTACTTCGCCCATTTGAACGGCTTCGCCGCCGATCTTCGCGAGGGACAAATCGTCGAACCGGGAACGATCATCGGCTCGGTCGGCAGCTCCGGCTACGGCCCGCCCGGCACGGCGGGGAAATTTCCGCCCCACCTTCACTACGGCATGTACAAAGACAACGGCTACACCGAATGGGCGTTTGACCCGTATCCGCACCTAAAAGCGTGGGAGCGGGCGGAGCGGCAACAACGGCGCCGCTAG
- the lipA gene encoding lipoyl synthase has translation MATKEEHVRKPDWLKIKLNTNEHYVGLKKLMRENRLHTVCEEAKCPNIHECWAVRRTATFMILGNVCTRACRFCAVKTGLPTELDWQEPERVAESVRIMNLKHVVVTAVARDDLKDGGAAVFAETVRAIRRKNPFTTIEVLPSDMGGVYENLKILMDARPDILNHNIETVRRLTPRVRARATYERSLEFLRRAKELQPDIPTKSSIMVGLGETKEEIIEAMDDLRANHVDILTIGQYLQPTKKHLKVVKYYHPDEFQELKEIALSKGFSHCEAGPLVRSSYHADEQVNEAAKARQLKA, from the coding sequence ATGGCGACAAAAGAAGAACATGTCCGCAAGCCGGACTGGTTGAAAATTAAGCTGAATACGAATGAGCATTATGTCGGGTTGAAGAAGCTCATGCGGGAAAACCGTTTACATACCGTGTGCGAAGAGGCGAAGTGTCCGAACATTCACGAATGCTGGGCGGTTCGGCGGACGGCGACGTTTATGATTTTAGGCAACGTCTGCACGCGCGCGTGCCGCTTTTGCGCCGTCAAAACCGGGCTGCCGACGGAGCTCGATTGGCAGGAGCCGGAACGCGTCGCGGAATCGGTTCGCATCATGAACTTAAAGCACGTCGTCGTCACCGCTGTCGCCCGCGATGACTTGAAAGACGGCGGAGCGGCCGTATTCGCCGAAACGGTGCGCGCCATCCGCCGGAAAAATCCGTTCACGACGATCGAGGTGCTGCCGTCGGATATGGGCGGGGTGTATGAAAACTTAAAAATTTTGATGGACGCCCGCCCGGATATTTTGAACCATAACATTGAAACGGTGCGCCGCCTGACGCCAAGAGTGCGCGCGCGGGCGACGTACGAGCGCTCGCTTGAGTTTTTGCGGCGCGCGAAAGAACTGCAGCCGGACATTCCGACGAAGTCGAGCATCATGGTCGGCCTTGGGGAAACGAAAGAGGAAATCATTGAAGCGATGGATGACTTACGCGCCAACCATGTCGATATTTTGACGATCGGCCAGTATTTGCAGCCGACGAAAAAACATTTGAAGGTCGTGAAATATTACCACCCGGACGAGTTTCAAGAGCTGAAAGAAATCGCGTTAAGCAAAGGGTTCAGCCATTGTGAAGCCGGTCCGCTCGTCCGCTCCTCGTACCATGCTGACGAGCAGGTGAATGAAGCGGCGAAAGCGCGGCAGTTGAAAGCGTAA
- a CDS encoding YhcN/YlaJ family sporulation lipoprotein, with product MRQPWLAVAFGTALALAGCAQTAQDENTDIYKRSGNTINVTDRNELYNENGVPNGDDTPMNNFGYVRHQKSPILGDANGYNDMPSFNREKAADLISKLCTQLPGVKDVATLVTDEEVLVVYDADTSNRQQTADQVKKTALSVVPRYYHVYVADNPQLMKDIERFGRLDSNTRNIDQILDATIQRMLKYPQGKKLSDGENENGEMINETNDELDRDFRDGTPRATKAER from the coding sequence ATGAGACAACCATGGCTGGCCGTTGCGTTCGGGACGGCCCTCGCCCTCGCCGGCTGCGCGCAGACGGCTCAGGACGAAAACACCGACATTTACAAGCGGAGCGGCAACACGATCAATGTCACCGACCGCAACGAGCTGTACAATGAAAACGGGGTGCCCAACGGCGATGACACGCCGATGAATAACTTCGGCTACGTTCGCCATCAAAAAAGCCCGATCCTCGGCGATGCAAACGGCTATAACGACATGCCGTCCTTCAACCGCGAGAAAGCAGCGGATTTGATCAGCAAATTGTGCACCCAGCTGCCGGGCGTGAAAGACGTCGCCACACTCGTCACGGATGAGGAAGTGCTCGTCGTGTATGACGCGGACACGAGCAACCGGCAGCAAACGGCCGATCAAGTGAAAAAAACGGCGCTTTCCGTCGTTCCCCGCTACTACCATGTGTATGTCGCCGACAATCCACAGCTGATGAAGGACATCGAGCGCTTCGGGCGCCTTGATTCGAACACACGCAACATCGATCAAATTCTCGATGCCACGATTCAGCGGATGTTGAAATATCCACAAGGAAAAAAACTGAGCGACGGGGAAAATGAAAACGGCGAAATGATCAACGAAACCAACGATGAACTGGACCGCGATTTCCGCGACGGCACGCCGCGGGCGACAAAAGCGGAACGCTGA
- a CDS encoding YutD family protein: MICINNHCYELVENVKNAFNEEAFRARYADILAKYDYIVGDWGYNQLRLRGFFDDHNQKATYDTKISTLSEYLYEYCNFGCAYFVLRKVKR, translated from the coding sequence GTGATTTGCATTAACAATCATTGTTACGAGCTGGTGGAAAATGTGAAAAACGCCTTTAATGAAGAAGCCTTTCGCGCTCGATACGCGGACATTTTGGCGAAGTACGACTACATCGTCGGGGACTGGGGGTACAACCAGCTCCGCCTGCGCGGTTTTTTTGATGACCATAACCAAAAAGCGACGTACGATACGAAAATCAGCACGTTGTCGGAATATTTGTATGAATATTGCAATTTCGGTTGCGCGTACTTTGTGTTGCGCAAGGTGAAACGATAA
- a CDS encoding DUF3055 domain-containing protein, whose amino-acid sequence MSERFYLYDDTVEAAVRFVSFVGERQRFDLALIETDRFYGKWLVLDLQGNRFAILGRDDLEEPGYIEHAYQLHEQDANDLRAFLEEYLS is encoded by the coding sequence ATGAGTGAACGGTTCTACTTATACGATGACACCGTCGAAGCGGCCGTCCGCTTCGTCAGCTTTGTCGGCGAGCGGCAGCGGTTTGATTTGGCGCTCATCGAAACGGATCGTTTTTACGGAAAGTGGCTTGTGCTCGACTTGCAAGGCAACCGCTTTGCCATTCTCGGGCGCGACGATTTAGAGGAGCCAGGCTATATCGAGCACGCTTATCAGCTTCATGAACAAGATGCCAACGATTTGCGCGCTTTTTTAGAGGAATATCTCTCATAA
- the hepT gene encoding type VII toxin-antitoxin system HepT family RNase toxin, translated as MYFVDRKKLEETLSYMEQMMALYKAEERWDEPLRQLALERIAHVVIEAVLDVGNAMIDGFIMRDPGSYNDIIDILADERVISTADADRLKAFIAHRKMLVHEYARVDHAKLLADLNEHLPALEAYPKAVRAYLESELGPVSAFRN; from the coding sequence ATGTATTTTGTTGATCGCAAAAAGCTGGAAGAAACGCTCAGCTACATGGAACAAATGATGGCTCTCTACAAGGCGGAAGAACGTTGGGACGAACCGCTCCGGCAATTGGCGCTCGAGCGGATCGCTCATGTCGTCATCGAGGCGGTGTTGGACGTCGGCAACGCCATGATCGACGGGTTCATTATGCGCGACCCGGGAAGCTACAACGACATCATCGACATTTTGGCGGATGAACGAGTGATTTCAACTGCGGATGCCGACCGATTGAAAGCGTTCATCGCCCATCGGAAAATGCTTGTGCACGAATATGCACGCGTCGATCATGCGAAATTGCTCGCTGATCTGAACGAACATTTGCCGGCGCTTGAAGCGTATCCGAAGGCGGTGCGCGCTTACCTTGAAAGCGAGCTTGGCCCGGTGTCGGCGTTTCGCAATTGA
- a CDS encoding TIGR01457 family HAD-type hydrolase codes for MKRYNGYLIDLDGTMYRGAECIAEARTFVNELHRRGIPYLFVTNNSSRTPAQVAEKLRSFGVPAEEKHVFTTSQATANYIFEKKPDASVYMIGEEGLQTALAAKGFRFAGEEADVVVIGIDRQITYEKFAVACLAVRNGAMFISTNGDIALPTERGLLPGNGALTSVVAVSTQVQPTFIGKPEKIIMEQALKVLGVPKEDVLMIGDYYETDILAGMNAGIDTLLVHTGVTTKDMLARYERQPTYTADSLLEWLERL; via the coding sequence TTGAAACGATACAACGGTTACCTCATCGATTTGGACGGAACGATGTACCGCGGCGCGGAATGCATCGCTGAGGCGCGGACGTTTGTCAACGAGCTGCACCGCCGCGGCATTCCGTATTTGTTTGTCACGAACAATTCGTCGCGCACACCGGCGCAAGTGGCGGAAAAACTGCGTTCGTTCGGCGTGCCGGCCGAGGAGAAGCATGTGTTTACGACAAGCCAAGCGACGGCGAATTATATTTTTGAAAAAAAACCGGATGCTTCTGTGTATATGATCGGTGAAGAAGGGCTCCAAACCGCCTTGGCGGCGAAAGGATTCCGCTTTGCCGGGGAAGAGGCGGATGTTGTTGTCATCGGCATTGACCGGCAAATTACATATGAAAAGTTCGCTGTCGCTTGTCTTGCGGTTCGAAATGGAGCGATGTTCATCTCCACCAACGGCGACATCGCCTTGCCGACGGAGCGCGGATTGCTTCCGGGCAACGGGGCGCTGACGTCGGTTGTCGCCGTATCGACGCAGGTGCAGCCGACGTTTATCGGCAAGCCGGAAAAAATCATTATGGAGCAGGCGCTTAAAGTGCTCGGCGTCCCGAAGGAGGACGTGCTGATGATCGGCGACTATTATGAAACGGATATTTTAGCCGGCATGAACGCCGGCATCGATACGCTTTTAGTCCATACGGGCGTTACGACAAAAGACATGCTCGCCCGCTATGAACGGCAGCCGACGTATACGGCCGATTCGCTTTTGGAATGGCTTGAACGCTTATAA
- a CDS encoding phosphatidylglycerophosphatase A family protein — protein MNNLEQTARRWLEERGVTVEKIAELVYYLQSKYHPDLTMDECIENVNRVISKREVQNAILTGIQLDKLAEDGRLDEPLQSIIRRDEGLYGVDEILALSIVNVYGSIGFTNYGYIDKQKPGILQYLNDKSTGKCNTFLDDIVGAIAAAASSRLAHRAANAE, from the coding sequence ATGAACAATCTCGAACAAACCGCCCGCCGTTGGCTGGAAGAACGCGGAGTGACCGTGGAAAAAATCGCAGAGCTCGTTTATTATTTGCAATCAAAATATCATCCCGATTTAACGATGGACGAGTGCATCGAAAACGTCAACCGCGTCATTTCCAAGCGTGAAGTGCAAAACGCAATTTTAACCGGCATCCAATTGGATAAACTGGCGGAAGACGGCCGGCTCGATGAGCCGCTGCAGTCGATCATCCGCCGTGATGAAGGGCTGTATGGCGTCGACGAAATTTTGGCGCTGTCGATCGTCAACGTATACGGGTCGATCGGGTTTACGAACTATGGATACATCGATAAGCAAAAACCGGGCATTTTACAATATTTAAATGATAAATCGACCGGCAAATGCAACACGTTTTTGGACGACATCGTCGGCGCCATCGCCGCGGCGGCGTCAAGCCGCCTGGCGCATCGGGCCGCCAATGCGGAATAA
- the yutH gene encoding spore coat putative kinase YutH — MEEWVREQYGMRVERVERRGRHTAFWHKEGRFLLVPADGRNEAEMEERQQMSRYLRAKGVDGVGELVKTTSGTYIAPYHGQPLVLVRAPLPAARFRSLGRELAVMHECGRTCPWPIIACRRIGQWRELWAKRIDQMEAFWSSKLASGPSSPFDCLFIESFPYYLGLAENAVQYVADTEIDEEPGRIDYAAFCHERLPKAEWVGGIEAKLPTDWVYDHCARDLAEWVRHLYEKSGLGCQRAVRQFFQEYEHAARLSPFAWRLVYGRLLFPLSYFECVEAYYIAADESERSRREGELRRLLDRSHEYERFLAAFAKIAGISSHIRLPAVEWLPPA; from the coding sequence ATGGAAGAATGGGTGCGTGAACAGTACGGCATGCGCGTCGAGCGGGTGGAGCGAAGAGGGAGGCATACAGCGTTTTGGCATAAAGAAGGGCGTTTTTTGCTCGTTCCCGCTGATGGACGGAACGAAGCCGAGATGGAAGAACGCCAGCAAATGAGCCGCTATTTGCGGGCAAAAGGAGTGGACGGAGTCGGAGAGCTGGTCAAAACGACGTCCGGAACGTATATCGCCCCCTATCATGGACAGCCGTTGGTGCTCGTTCGCGCTCCGCTTCCGGCGGCTCGCTTTCGTTCGCTCGGAAGGGAACTGGCGGTGATGCATGAATGCGGGAGAACATGTCCATGGCCGATCATCGCCTGCCGGCGCATCGGCCAGTGGCGGGAGCTGTGGGCGAAGCGGATCGACCAAATGGAGGCGTTTTGGTCGAGCAAGCTCGCTTCCGGGCCGTCGTCGCCGTTTGATTGTCTGTTTATCGAATCGTTCCCGTATTATTTAGGCTTGGCGGAAAACGCGGTGCAATACGTGGCGGATACGGAGATTGACGAAGAACCGGGACGCATCGATTACGCGGCGTTTTGCCATGAGCGTCTCCCCAAGGCGGAGTGGGTTGGGGGGATCGAAGCGAAGCTGCCGACCGATTGGGTGTATGACCATTGCGCCCGGGATTTGGCAGAATGGGTGCGCCATTTATACGAAAAGAGCGGACTTGGCTGCCAGCGGGCGGTGCGTCAGTTTTTTCAAGAGTATGAACATGCGGCGCGGCTGTCGCCGTTTGCTTGGCGGCTCGTTTACGGAAGGTTGTTGTTTCCACTTTCATATTTTGAATGTGTCGAGGCGTACTATATCGCTGCGGACGAGAGCGAACGGTCAAGGCGGGAGGGAGAGCTGCGGCGCCTGCTCGATCGATCGCATGAATATGAACGATTTTTGGCCGCGTTTGCCAAGATCGCTGGCATCTCGAGCCACATTCGCCTGCCGGCAGTCGAGTGGCTGCCGCCGGCGTAA